One window of Hydractinia symbiolongicarpus strain clone_291-10 chromosome 3, HSymV2.1, whole genome shotgun sequence genomic DNA carries:
- the LOC130636598 gene encoding uncharacterized protein LOC130636598 isoform X2 has protein sequence MRDSTKMLLVLVLFSVYCSCAEVRRAKLNVVQQDLIGLKGEDVEVTLITTMLVGQRLLSIKVFQLPGNIELATGSERAFLLQNETLRGIKFETKIDGEKGIYRFGIKSLDYDDGTMYLATAIFHDGYTRYHKDDVRVKVNVLGGPQLCGSTLPAVTMVKRNTTVRFSSVVCGNRPPSMSWMLGCESLKTNVTKGLKPQEYVHHVDLKITTRMCGLLLRYVASGHDGEITGSTKLIEKSIPQKIENFQYAIDNTCFVLSWSRQYTGNCIVNHEIQYITGKNTTMNIDIVTSNTNKLSYCAPLPEDIKKIKVIKIRSIYEKRRGEWSSVNITLNAPESSNDYDDLKKGIPVAVALIIALVTVFVVVKKKRKRVHRAPETTRLISKRNAEGSNEMDELIVTIATSQEDHKSDV, from the exons ATGCGAGATTCAACAAAGATGTTGTTGGTTTTGGTGTTGTTCTCAGTCTATTGTTCATGCGCTGAAG TCAGGAGGGCCAAGTTAAACGTCGTACAGCAAGATCTCATTGGTTTAAAAGGCGAAGACGTTGAAGtgacgttaataacaacaatgtTAGTCGGACAACGTTTGCTTTCCATTAAAGTTTTCCAGCTTCCTGGAAATATTGAACTCGCTACTGGATCGGAACGAGCATTTTTGTTACAGAATGAAACACTCAGAGGAATAAAATTTGAAACTAAAATCGACGGAGAGAAAGGAATATATCGATTTGGAATCAAATCTTTAGACTACGATGATGGTACTATGTATCTTGCCACTGCTATTTTTCATGATGGCTATACACGATATCATAAGGATGACGTTAGGGTGAAAGTTAACGTTTTAG GTGGACCCCAATTATGTGGCTCCACACTTCCGGCGGTAACTATGGTTAAAAGGAACACAACAGTCCGCTTCTCAAGCGTTGTGTGCGGAAATAGACCCCCGTCGATGAGTTGGATGCTTGGGTGTGagagtttaaaaacaaatgtaACAAAAGGGTTGAAACCACAGGAGTATGTCCATCACGTAGACCTCAAGATTACTACGAGAATGTGTGGATTACTCTTGAGATATGTGGCATCTGGCCATGATGGAGAGATAACAGGATCAACTAAACTCATCGAAAAGT CTATACCTCAGAAGATCGAGAATTTTCAATACGCTATTGATAACACATGCTTTGTGTTAAGCTGGTCAAGACAGTACACTGGAAATTGTATCGTCAATCACGAAATTCAATATATAACTGGGAAGAACACAACAATGAATATCGATATTGTAACGTCGAATACAAACAAATTGTCTTATTGCGCTCCCTTACCagaggatataaaaaaaataaaagttataaaaataagAAGTATTTATGAAAAGAGAAGAGGGGAATGGAGCAGTGTGAATATCACATTAAATGCACCAGAAAGTTCAAATGATTATGATGATCTTAAAAAAG GAATTCCAGTAGCTGTTGCTTTGATTATTGCTTTAGTTACGGTTTTTGTTGtcgtaaagaaaaaaagaaaacgagtACATCGTGCACCAG AAACTACTCGGTTAATTTCGAAAAGAAATGCAGAAGGTAGCAATGAGATGGACGAGCTAATTGTTACTATAGCAACTAGCCAGGAAGATCACAAATCAGACGTATAG
- the LOC130636598 gene encoding uncharacterized protein LOC130636598 isoform X1, with the protein MRIMRDSTKMLLVLVLFSVYCSCAEVRRAKLNVVQQDLIGLKGEDVEVTLITTMLVGQRLLSIKVFQLPGNIELATGSERAFLLQNETLRGIKFETKIDGEKGIYRFGIKSLDYDDGTMYLATAIFHDGYTRYHKDDVRVKVNVLGGPQLCGSTLPAVTMVKRNTTVRFSSVVCGNRPPSMSWMLGCESLKTNVTKGLKPQEYVHHVDLKITTRMCGLLLRYVASGHDGEITGSTKLIEKSIPQKIENFQYAIDNTCFVLSWSRQYTGNCIVNHEIQYITGKNTTMNIDIVTSNTNKLSYCAPLPEDIKKIKVIKIRSIYEKRRGEWSSVNITLNAPESSNDYDDLKKGIPVAVALIIALVTVFVVVKKKRKRVHRAPETTRLISKRNAEGSNEMDELIVTIATSQEDHKSDV; encoded by the exons atgagaatA ATGCGAGATTCAACAAAGATGTTGTTGGTTTTGGTGTTGTTCTCAGTCTATTGTTCATGCGCTGAAG TCAGGAGGGCCAAGTTAAACGTCGTACAGCAAGATCTCATTGGTTTAAAAGGCGAAGACGTTGAAGtgacgttaataacaacaatgtTAGTCGGACAACGTTTGCTTTCCATTAAAGTTTTCCAGCTTCCTGGAAATATTGAACTCGCTACTGGATCGGAACGAGCATTTTTGTTACAGAATGAAACACTCAGAGGAATAAAATTTGAAACTAAAATCGACGGAGAGAAAGGAATATATCGATTTGGAATCAAATCTTTAGACTACGATGATGGTACTATGTATCTTGCCACTGCTATTTTTCATGATGGCTATACACGATATCATAAGGATGACGTTAGGGTGAAAGTTAACGTTTTAG GTGGACCCCAATTATGTGGCTCCACACTTCCGGCGGTAACTATGGTTAAAAGGAACACAACAGTCCGCTTCTCAAGCGTTGTGTGCGGAAATAGACCCCCGTCGATGAGTTGGATGCTTGGGTGTGagagtttaaaaacaaatgtaACAAAAGGGTTGAAACCACAGGAGTATGTCCATCACGTAGACCTCAAGATTACTACGAGAATGTGTGGATTACTCTTGAGATATGTGGCATCTGGCCATGATGGAGAGATAACAGGATCAACTAAACTCATCGAAAAGT CTATACCTCAGAAGATCGAGAATTTTCAATACGCTATTGATAACACATGCTTTGTGTTAAGCTGGTCAAGACAGTACACTGGAAATTGTATCGTCAATCACGAAATTCAATATATAACTGGGAAGAACACAACAATGAATATCGATATTGTAACGTCGAATACAAACAAATTGTCTTATTGCGCTCCCTTACCagaggatataaaaaaaataaaagttataaaaataagAAGTATTTATGAAAAGAGAAGAGGGGAATGGAGCAGTGTGAATATCACATTAAATGCACCAGAAAGTTCAAATGATTATGATGATCTTAAAAAAG GAATTCCAGTAGCTGTTGCTTTGATTATTGCTTTAGTTACGGTTTTTGTTGtcgtaaagaaaaaaagaaaacgagtACATCGTGCACCAG AAACTACTCGGTTAATTTCGAAAAGAAATGCAGAAGGTAGCAATGAGATGGACGAGCTAATTGTTACTATAGCAACTAGCCAGGAAGATCACAAATCAGACGTATAG
- the LOC130636599 gene encoding uncharacterized protein LOC130636599, producing MAASTAVFLLLSIFISPVLCEGDGLSNETIYIIVGCVVGLIVLCCVACVCCKCSENNSYRGDFQLSPHVSIYENKKESPKPTISNHVAIELDQSDGPKYQFIGGYPHVQHGSFVQHSGFVQHGSFQKYLNSGTFSRGIDWQHIKQEHCSGNAAIKGQFFTSSKDDLLSYFRRGAKNYRSIKDSRFNTIVVEADFNQSIGYEIENGRRIQLYRLLMVFESNFYLKTAYPIKK from the exons ATGGCTGCCAGCACTGCTGTGTTTCTTTTACTCTCTATTTTTATATCTCCTG ttttgtgcGAGGGGGATGGATTAAGTAATGAAactatatatattattgttGGTTGCGTTGTTGGCTTAATAGTACTCTGCTGTGTTGCGTGTGTATGTTGTAAATGCTCGGAG AACAACTCATACCGAGGGGACTTTCAACTTTCACCACATGTTTCAATTTATGAA AACAAAAAGGAATCTCCAAAACCAACT ATATCAAATCACGTGGCTATAGAGTTAGATCAATCTGATGGACCAAAGTATCAATTTATCGGTGGTTACCCACATGTCCAGCATGGTAGTTTTGTCCAGCATAGCGGTTTTGTCCAGCATGgcagtttccaaaaatatttaaacagtGGAACATTTTCAAGAGGTATTGACTGGCAACATATCAAACAAGAACATTGCTCTGGTAATGCCGCCATCAAAGGCCAGTTTTTTACATCTAGCAAAGACGATTTGCTCTCATATTTCCGAAGAGGTGCAAAAAATTACAGAAGTATAAAAGATTCAAGATTTAACACGATAGTTGTTGAGGCCGATTTTAACCAATCTATTGGCTATGAGATAGAAAATGGAAGACGAATTCAGCTCTATCGTCTCCTAATGGTCTTTGAGTCgaatttttatctaaaaactGCATACCctatcaaaaaataa